In a genomic window of Lepisosteus oculatus isolate fLepOcu1 chromosome 5, fLepOcu1.hap2, whole genome shotgun sequence:
- the LOC102694668 gene encoding olfactory receptor 8D1-like yields MENNSLQSSFILTLDPFVIPMGGKYPIFIVGLGIYLFCVFSNLTILALIVAEKNLHKPMYFILFSLPLNDLIGITAMLPKVLSDILTETNTIYYSFCVLQGFFLHIYGGGVLFILAAMAFDRYIAICKPLRYNTIMTPYNILIIIILVWGIDFILIISLFSIQIRLNRCRNSVLNVFCDNPSLLKLSCADTSINNILGLFNTAVIQVISVTVQMLSYVKILIVCLATRKSEAKNKAINTCVAQLIIFCVFEFVGTFTILSHRFKNVSENLQKIMGMLIFIIPPLFNPLVYGLKSKEIKKSLIKVFNKTISFK; encoded by the coding sequence ATGGAGAACAATTCATTACAATCCAGCTTTATATTGACTTTGGATCCCTTTGTTATACCAATGGGAGGAAAGTACCCTATTTTCATTGTTGGATTAGGGATCtacttgttttgtgttttcagcAATCTGACAATATTGGCATTAATTGTTGCCGAGAAAAACCTTCACAAGCCCATGTATTTCATCCTCTTCAGCCTACCGCTTAATGATTTGATTGGAATCACAGCCATGCTTCCAAAGGTGCTTTCAGATATtttaacagaaacaaacacCATCTACTACTCTTTTTGTGTTCTTCAGGGGTTCTTTCTACACATATATGGAGGTGGAGTTCTCTTCATATTAGCAGCTATGGCATTTGATCGATATATTGCCATTTGCAAGCCTTTAAGGTACAACACTATCATGACCCCTTACAATATACTGATCATTATTATACTTGTTTGGGGTattgatttcattttaataatctCACTGTTTTCCATTCAGATAAGACTTAATAGGTGCAGGAATTCTGTCTTGAATGTGTTTTGTGACAACCCCTCTCTTCTTAAGCTTTCGTGTGCAGACACGAGCATTAATAACATATTGGGTTTATTTAATACAGCTGTCATACAAGTAATTAGTGTAACTGTGCAAATGTTATCCTATGTTAAAATTTTAATTGTGTGTTTAGCAACAAGAAAGTCTGAAGCAAAGAACAAAGCTATCAATACTTGCGTAGCCCAGTTgattatattttgtgtttttgaatttGTAGGTACTTTTACAATACTCTCACAccggtttaaaaatgtttcagagaATTTACAAAAAATTATGGGGATGCTCATTTTTATAATCCCTCCATTATTCAATCCACTTGTGTATGGACTAAAatccaaagaaataaaaaaatccttaatAAAGGTTTTTAATAAAACCATTTCATTTAAGTAA
- the LOC102694864 gene encoding olfactory receptor 52Z1P-like gives MDNMSYNSSSMLLLERLNIPPTSVYLVFFLGMLIYGIIVFCNSIVLFTIALQKHLYQPMYLLLFNLPINDLIGATAFLPQLMKEILLDSRSISYPACVTQAFFVHLYAVGSLLIPTAMAYDRYVAICFPLRYSSIMTNTHLMKIIALLWVVNFILIAVLLSLVVRLPRCRLLISNIYCDNPSLVALVCSDTSINNIYGLFLTAVVQALALGSILYTYMQILYTCLRNKHSDARSKAVQTCTPHLVSFITLEMTSFYRILSYRFEKTPSYISKVVGVLIVTFPPTLNPIIYGLKIKEIRTRIPLIFRRKVAHI, from the coding sequence ATGGATAACATGTCTTACAACAGCTCATCTATGTTACTCCTGGAAAGATTAAATATACCTCCAACTAGTGTCTATCTAGTATTTTTTCTGGGAATGTTAATTTATGGCATCATTGTTTTCTGTAATTCCATTGTCCTTTTCACAATTGCTCTGCAGAAGCATCTATATCAACCCATGTATCTGCTGCTTTTCAATCTACCCATTAATGATTTAATTGGGGCCACTGCCTTTCTTCCTCAATTAATGAAAGAAATTTTGCTTGATTCCAGATCAATAAGTTACCCGGCCTGTGTCACCCAGGCTTTCTTTGTACACCTTTATGCTGTAGGCTCTCTGCTGATACCTACAGCAATGGCATATGATAGGTATGTTGCTATATGCTTCCCTTTAAGGTACAGTTCAATCATGACAAATACCCATTTAATGAAAATCATTGCACTGCTCTGGGTAGTGAATTTCATTTTGATAGCTGTGCTTTTGTCCTTGGTTGTGCGGTTGCCTCGATGTCGATTACTCATATCTAATATTTACTGTGATAATCCTTCCCTTGTGGCACTTGTGTGCTCTGACACCAGTATAAATAACATCTATGGGTTGTTTTTGACAGCTGTGGTGCAAGCTCTGGCTTTAGGCTCAATTCTCTACACATACATGCAGATACTTTACACATGTCTGAGGAACAAGCACTCGGATGCAAGGAGCAAAGCTGTTCAAACTTGCACACCACATTTAGTTTCATTCATCACTTTAGAAATGACATCTTTTTACAGAATACTTTCCTATCGTTTTGAGAAGACACCCTCATATATAtcgaaagttgttggggtcttAATTGTAACATTTCCCCCAACCCTGAACCCAATTATATATGGTCTGAAAATAAAAGAGATCAGAACAAGAATACCATTGATTTTCAGACGAAAGGTGGCACACATCTAA